In a single window of the Bacillota bacterium genome:
- a CDS encoding ABC transporter permease, with translation MALEPVATRQEEIEVELETQGESLTQGQLIWRRFLRNRLAVAGGIIVVVLYLVMVIFPGFFATYNYTQQNENYIYAPPQVPRFFDEEGKFHLRPFVYGLKTELDFELFEWVHTIDTSQKYPIKFFVRGDEYKLFGLIPTNIRLMGVDAPGTFYPFGTDDLGRCLYSRILHGGQVSLTVGLVGVTLTIILGSVLGTISGYYGGIIDNVIQRIVELLLSFPDIPLWAALAAAVPPEWSPTKVFFAISIILSLRNWTGLARQVRAKILAYREEDYAVAAQAMGASDRRIILIHMLPNALSHIIVVATLSIPGMILSETSLSFLGLGIQPPTTSWGVLLQQSQQVSVVLQRPWLLLPGLFVVLAVLAFNFLGDGIRDAVDPYSS, from the coding sequence ATGGCTTTGGAACCAGTCGCAACACGTCAAGAGGAAATTGAGGTTGAGTTGGAGACTCAAGGTGAGTCCTTAACTCAAGGTCAACTAATCTGGCGTCGATTCTTGAGAAACAGATTGGCAGTAGCCGGAGGAATTATCGTAGTTGTTCTTTACCTAGTCATGGTAATTTTCCCCGGTTTCTTCGCCACCTATAATTACACGCAACAGAATGAGAATTACATTTATGCTCCGCCGCAGGTTCCCAGGTTCTTTGATGAGGAAGGCAAATTCCACCTGAGACCCTTTGTCTACGGACTTAAGACGGAGCTGGACTTTGAGCTCTTTGAGTGGGTGCATACCATTGATACTTCTCAGAAGTATCCCATTAAGTTCTTCGTCCGCGGCGATGAGTACAAGTTGTTCGGTTTGATTCCCACCAATATCAGACTGATGGGTGTGGATGCTCCCGGCACCTTCTACCCCTTTGGTACCGATGACCTTGGCCGTTGCTTGTACAGCAGAATTCTTCACGGTGGTCAGGTCTCGCTTACCGTCGGTCTGGTGGGTGTTACCTTGACGATTATCTTGGGTTCGGTGTTGGGTACCATTTCCGGATACTACGGTGGAATTATTGACAACGTTATTCAGCGGATTGTAGAGTTGCTGCTCTCTTTCCCGGATATTCCGTTGTGGGCAGCTTTGGCTGCTGCGGTTCCTCCCGAGTGGTCTCCGACGAAGGTCTTCTTTGCGATTTCTATCATCCTCTCGTTGAGAAACTGGACCGGTCTGGCCAGACAGGTGCGGGCCAAGATTTTGGCCTATCGGGAAGAAGACTATGCAGTGGCGGCTCAAGCCATGGGCGCTTCGGATCGCAGAATTATCCTGATCCACATGCTGCCTAATGCTCTGAGTCACATCATCGTTGTGGCCACGCTGTCGATTCCCGGAATGATTCTGTCTGAGACGTCCTTGAGCTTCCTTGGCCTGGGAATTCAACCGCCGACAACGAGCTGGGGAGTATTGTTGCAGCAATCGCAGCAGGTTAGTGTAGTCTTGCAACGTCCGTGGTTGCTGTTGCCTGGTCTGTTCGTCGTCCTTGCGGTACTGGCATTCAACTTCCTAGGCGATGGTATCCGGGACGCAGTGGATCCCTATTCCAGCTAA
- a CDS encoding ABC transporter permease: MMAFIGRRFVYMISTLVFVSIIGFFLINLPPGSYLDVYRAELMLQGTSTADQQIEALNQRYGLDKPIYVQYWKWISGFVRGDFGRSFQYNREVNELIWSRLGFTVVISLGSLIFSWIVAVPIGIYSATHKYSVMDNVFTFFSFIGLSVPGFLIALVLMVISSRVFGWSIGGLFSRGMENAPWSMAKIIDFLQHLWIPVIVVGMSGTAGLMRTMRGNLLDILNMQYVQTARAKGLTETKVVYKHAVRNALHPLIMSLGMSFPSIISGSTVVSIVLSLPTTGPLYFNALRSQDMFLAGSFLVFLSIMLVVGNFFADILLALVDPRIRYE, encoded by the coding sequence ATGATGGCATTTATTGGGCGGCGATTTGTGTACATGATCTCCACCCTAGTATTTGTTTCCATCATCGGATTCTTTTTGATTAACTTACCGCCTGGCTCATATCTTGACGTGTACAGGGCGGAGCTAATGCTTCAGGGAACCAGTACTGCCGACCAGCAGATTGAGGCTCTGAATCAGCGCTATGGGTTGGATAAGCCAATCTATGTACAGTATTGGAAGTGGATTAGCGGCTTTGTCCGTGGCGACTTCGGTCGGTCCTTCCAGTACAACCGAGAGGTAAATGAGTTAATTTGGAGTCGACTTGGATTTACCGTTGTCATCTCCTTGGGTAGCTTGATTTTCAGCTGGATTGTGGCTGTGCCCATCGGTATCTATTCGGCGACACACAAGTACTCAGTAATGGATAATGTCTTTACCTTCTTCTCCTTCATAGGATTAAGTGTCCCGGGCTTCTTGATTGCTCTAGTACTGATGGTCATTTCATCTCGTGTCTTTGGGTGGTCAATCGGTGGCCTGTTCTCCCGGGGAATGGAGAATGCTCCCTGGAGTATGGCCAAAATCATTGACTTCTTACAGCATCTATGGATTCCAGTCATCGTTGTTGGTATGTCCGGTACTGCAGGTCTGATGCGGACTATGCGAGGAAACCTGCTTGACATTCTGAACATGCAGTACGTACAGACGGCGAGGGCTAAAGGGTTGACGGAAACCAAGGTGGTTTACAAGCACGCAGTCCGCAACGCCCTTCACCCGCTGATCATGAGTCTCGGAATGAGCTTCCCTTCGATTATTTCGGGAAGTACGGTTGTGTCAATTGTGTTGAGTCTGCCGACCACAGGTCCGCTGTACTTTAACGCATTGCGCTCCCAAGACATGTTCTTGGCTGGAAGTTTCCTGGTATTTCTTTCAATAATGCTGGTTGTCGGTAACTTCTTTGCCGACATTCTTCTGGCCTTGGTCGATCCGAGAATTCGTTACGAGTAA
- the rph gene encoding ribonuclease PH: MSRLDGRSPDQLREVKLTRNINKYAEGSVLIEVGDTKVICTCSVEEKVPPFLRGTGQGWVTAEYSMLPRATETRNVREAARGKLSGRTSEIQRLIGRALRSVVDLKALGERTLWLDCDVIQADGGTRTAAVTGAFIALMDAMNYLTDRLRWTAFPITNFVAATSVGIVDGQPMLDLCYGEDVKAQVDMNVVMTGDGRLIEVQGTAEEFPFTREEMNRLLDLAESGISQLIEMQKQLLSEDLAARIGGLSNVRIGTSFEK, encoded by the coding sequence TTGTCTAGGTTGGATGGAAGGAGTCCAGATCAATTACGGGAAGTCAAGTTGACCCGAAATATCAATAAGTATGCCGAGGGTTCTGTCTTAATTGAAGTCGGTGACACCAAGGTAATCTGTACCTGCAGTGTTGAGGAAAAGGTACCTCCTTTCTTACGTGGGACAGGGCAGGGTTGGGTGACTGCTGAGTACTCCATGTTGCCCAGGGCGACAGAAACCCGCAACGTCCGAGAAGCGGCACGAGGCAAGCTCAGTGGCAGAACCTCGGAGATTCAACGTCTGATCGGCCGGGCCTTGCGCTCAGTAGTTGATCTGAAGGCCTTGGGGGAGCGGACCCTGTGGTTAGACTGTGATGTAATTCAAGCCGATGGCGGTACCCGCACCGCCGCGGTGACGGGAGCCTTTATCGCGCTGATGGATGCGATGAACTACCTGACAGACCGCCTGAGGTGGACGGCCTTTCCCATCACCAATTTCGTGGCCGCCACCAGCGTAGGAATTGTCGATGGTCAGCCGATGCTGGACCTGTGCTACGGTGAGGATGTCAAGGCCCAGGTGGACATGAATGTGGTAATGACCGGTGATGGACGGTTAATCGAGGTGCAGGGAACGGCAGAGGAATTTCCCTTTACCCGTGAGGAGATGAATCGTCTGCTGGACTTGGCGGAAAGTGGAATTAGCCAGCTAATTGAGATGCAGAAGCAGCTGTTGTCGGAAGACCTTGCCGCTCGCATTGGAGGACTAAGTAATGTTAGAATTGGTACTAGCTTCGAGAAATAG
- a CDS encoding XTP/dITP diphosphatase encodes MLELVLASRNRHKLAEFASLLQPLGIKVVAVSEFPEVKEVVEDGATFQANAVKKAREVALQLGLPALADDSGLVVDALDGAPGVRSARYAGEDASDAANNEKLLKELEGFPPEQRTAAFHCVIAFAVPDGEKVTVQTAEGICSGIIADSPQGTNGFGYDPIFFLPEYGKTFAQLAPEEKNRISHRGRAMAQLYQLLSSWQKGVSRA; translated from the coding sequence ATGTTAGAATTGGTACTAGCTTCGAGAAATAGGCACAAATTGGCGGAATTTGCCAGCTTGCTTCAACCCTTGGGAATCAAGGTGGTTGCGGTGAGTGAATTTCCCGAGGTTAAGGAAGTAGTGGAAGACGGGGCCACCTTTCAAGCCAATGCCGTTAAGAAGGCCCGGGAGGTGGCGCTGCAGCTGGGTTTGCCTGCCTTGGCCGACGACTCGGGGCTAGTGGTGGATGCCTTAGACGGGGCACCGGGAGTGCGGTCAGCCCGCTATGCCGGGGAAGATGCCTCCGATGCAGCCAACAATGAGAAGTTATTAAAGGAACTGGAAGGGTTCCCTCCGGAGCAGCGTACCGCGGCCTTTCACTGTGTGATTGCCTTCGCGGTTCCAGATGGAGAGAAGGTCACGGTGCAAACCGCCGAGGGGATTTGTTCTGGGATTATCGCTGATAGCCCCCAAGGTACCAATGGCTTTGGGTATGACCCTATTTTCTTCCTGCCGGAATACGGCAAGACCTTTGCCCAACTTGCTCCGGAGGAGAAGAATAGGATTAGCCACCGAGGAAGGGCGATGGCTCAGCTTTATCAACTGCTGTCCAGCTGGCAGAAGGGGGTATCCAGGGCCTAA